The following are encoded in a window of Mycobacteroides chelonae CCUG 47445 genomic DNA:
- the disA gene encoding DNA integrity scanning diadenylate cyclase DisA yields MDNAEANGRMRETLARLAPGTPLRDGLERILRGRTGALIVLGYDDKVESICDGGFSLDVAFAPTRLRELSKMDGAVVLSTDGSRIVRANVQLVPDPSIPTEESGTRHRSAERTAIQTDYPVVSVSHSMNIVSVYTAGIRHVVMDSATVMSRVNQAVSTLERYKTRLDEVTSSLSTAEIEDFVTLRDVMTVAQRLELVRRISQDIELDVIELGTDGRQLKLQIGELVGDNDTERELLVRDYHANPEPPTQAQIASTLEDLDALSDTDLLDLTVLSRTFGYPSTVEAQDTAMSSRGYRAMTHIPRLQFAHIDRLVRAFGSLQGLLAASATDLQSVEGIGAMWARHIREGLSRLAESTLTEQTG; encoded by the coding sequence ATGGACAACGCGGAAGCCAACGGACGAATGCGGGAGACCCTGGCCCGGTTGGCGCCGGGCACACCCCTGCGCGATGGACTGGAACGCATTCTTCGTGGTCGCACCGGGGCGCTGATTGTCCTGGGCTACGACGACAAGGTCGAGAGCATCTGCGACGGCGGTTTCTCACTCGATGTCGCTTTCGCCCCAACCCGACTTCGCGAGCTGTCCAAGATGGACGGTGCCGTGGTGCTGTCCACGGACGGATCGCGCATCGTTCGCGCCAATGTGCAACTGGTCCCCGACCCGTCCATCCCGACCGAAGAATCCGGTACCCGGCACCGCTCTGCGGAGCGAACAGCCATCCAGACGGATTACCCCGTTGTGTCGGTGAGCCATTCAATGAACATCGTGAGCGTGTACACCGCAGGCATCCGGCACGTGGTGATGGATTCGGCGACCGTCATGTCCCGGGTCAACCAGGCGGTATCCACCCTCGAGCGCTACAAGACACGACTGGACGAGGTGACCTCGTCGTTGTCCACCGCAGAGATCGAGGACTTCGTGACCCTGCGCGACGTCATGACCGTGGCGCAGCGGCTGGAACTGGTGCGCCGGATCAGCCAGGACATCGAACTCGATGTCATCGAGCTCGGCACTGATGGACGACAGCTCAAGCTGCAGATCGGCGAGCTCGTCGGCGATAACGACACCGAACGCGAACTACTGGTGCGGGACTATCACGCCAATCCCGAGCCACCGACACAGGCGCAGATCGCGTCGACACTGGAAGATCTGGACGCGCTCTCGGATACCGATCTGTTGGACCTGACGGTGCTCTCACGCACATTCGGGTACCCATCGACCGTCGAAGCCCAGGACACCGCGATGAGTTCCCGCGGTTACCGGGCCATGACGCACATCCCCCGCCTGCAGTTCGCACATATCGACAGGCTGGTCAGGGCCTTCGGGTCGCTACAGGGGCTCCTGGCCGCCAGCGCGACAGATCTGCAGTCGGTGGAGGGAATCGGGGCCATGTGGGCCCGGCACATCCGTGAAGGACTGTCCCGTCTGGCCGAATCGACTCTTACCGAACAGACCGGTTAG
- a CDS encoding LCP family protein, with protein sequence MSRDTGRRRPKHALPKSNNRWSISKTAAGRAVFALLACASLVVTGAGWQVFYKAFSHVPTSGAEAEGGKSSDGSMNMLLIGLDSRKDQDGNDLPKAVLSQLHAGDSDAGGYNTNTLILVHVGADNKVTAFSIPRDDWVPAEGIPGYKHIKIKEAYGLTKANEADKLVNEGITDQATLEQQSREAGRRATLNAVHRLTGQPIDYFAEVNLVGFYDLASELGGVTVCLNNAVYDSYSGANFQAGEQTLNASQALAFVRQRHGLENGDLDRTHRQQAFLISVMQQLRNAGILTDITKLNGLMNVVHKDVVLSKGWTEKQFQRIGQIADGNVNFQTLPVVRYDTINGADVNIVDPVAIRAKVAAAFKGEDAGPASAPATPTSTVDVVNATSTSGLASTISSALVSRGYTKGDVRDPESGESTSTTIDYGTGADADAKTMSTMLGIDAKPSADPALAPGRIRVMLGDGYSAPSDVLSAEDSGTASSMAGSLSSEDYAPPDSGKPVVGSSGIPCVN encoded by the coding sequence ATGAGCCGCGACACTGGTCGCAGGCGGCCGAAGCACGCACTACCCAAATCAAATAACCGCTGGTCAATTAGTAAAACTGCGGCAGGCCGAGCAGTCTTCGCTCTGCTGGCCTGCGCCAGCCTGGTGGTAACCGGCGCCGGTTGGCAGGTGTTTTATAAGGCGTTCAGTCATGTCCCCACCTCAGGTGCGGAGGCCGAAGGCGGCAAGTCCAGCGACGGCTCGATGAACATGCTGCTCATCGGTCTGGACTCGCGGAAAGATCAGGACGGAAACGACCTGCCGAAGGCGGTCCTGAGCCAGCTGCACGCCGGTGATTCGGATGCCGGCGGTTACAACACCAACACCTTGATCCTCGTTCACGTCGGCGCGGACAACAAGGTCACCGCGTTCTCGATCCCCCGCGACGATTGGGTCCCGGCCGAGGGCATACCCGGATACAAGCACATCAAGATCAAAGAAGCCTATGGCCTGACCAAGGCCAATGAGGCGGACAAGCTCGTCAACGAGGGCATCACCGATCAGGCGACGCTGGAGCAGCAGAGTCGTGAGGCCGGCAGGCGCGCCACCCTCAATGCCGTCCACCGGCTTACCGGTCAGCCCATCGACTACTTCGCCGAGGTCAACCTGGTCGGCTTCTACGACTTAGCCTCCGAGCTGGGCGGAGTCACTGTCTGCCTGAACAATGCCGTCTACGACAGCTATTCGGGTGCGAACTTCCAGGCCGGAGAACAAACCCTCAACGCCTCACAGGCCCTGGCGTTCGTGCGTCAACGCCATGGCCTGGAGAACGGTGACCTAGACCGAACCCATCGCCAGCAGGCCTTCCTGATCTCGGTGATGCAGCAGTTGCGCAATGCCGGCATCCTCACCGACATCACCAAACTGAACGGTCTGATGAACGTCGTCCACAAGGACGTTGTGCTGTCAAAGGGCTGGACCGAGAAGCAATTCCAGCGCATAGGACAAATCGCGGACGGCAACGTGAACTTCCAGACGCTGCCGGTGGTGCGGTACGACACCATCAACGGTGCCGACGTGAACATCGTCGACCCGGTGGCGATCCGGGCCAAGGTGGCCGCCGCCTTCAAGGGGGAGGATGCGGGGCCCGCGTCCGCTCCCGCGACGCCCACGAGCACTGTCGATGTCGTGAACGCCACCTCGACGTCCGGTCTGGCATCAACGATTTCGTCGGCACTGGTGAGCCGCGGTTACACCAAGGGTGACGTACGGGATCCCGAAAGCGGCGAATCGACCAGTACCACCATCGATTACGGTACAGGCGCCGATGCCGATGCCAAGACGATGTCCACAATGTTGGGTATCGATGCGAAGCCCAGCGCTGATCCCGCATTGGCGCCCGGACGAATTCGGGTCATGCTCGGAGACGGATACTCTGCGCCATCCGATGTCTTGAGTGCCGAAGACAGCGGCACCGCGAGCTCGATGGCCGGCTCGTTGAGTTCGGAGGACTACGCACCACCGGACTCTGGCAAGCCTGTTGTCGGTAGCAGTGGCATTCCCTGCGTGAACTAG
- a CDS encoding ferredoxin reductase → MSLNVQTLTSSRLARRILTSSFVKAATTPHGVDRYFEMIDPLWSTTETRAEVTDVVRKTKDSVTLTLRPNANWKGFRAGQFVKLSVEIDGIRRTRCYSPANSQFRRDGQIELSIKVDPNGLVSPWLLANAEPGLVVQISAAQGEFCLPLPHPRSILLISGGSGITPVMSMLRTLTDKAYIGKITFLHYAFTKDDVIYQAEIDEIKAKYEGVRIVRAYTEASDGDLEGYFCKEHLLAADRHYAEAETYLCGPMPLMDAVREIFDAEGLAHKLHLEQFAAPIRTVSTDDAEGDLTFSDSNLAVANNGQTILEQAEAAGLTPEYGCRIGICFTCVRKKDSGTTQNVLNGDLCSDGDTNVKLCINKPVGDVVIAL, encoded by the coding sequence ATGTCTCTCAATGTTCAGACCTTGACCTCTTCTCGGCTTGCGCGTCGGATACTGACCTCTTCGTTCGTCAAGGCCGCTACCACTCCGCATGGTGTGGACCGCTACTTCGAAATGATCGACCCGCTGTGGTCCACGACCGAGACCCGCGCAGAGGTGACTGACGTCGTCCGGAAGACCAAGGACAGCGTCACCTTGACCTTGCGACCCAATGCCAACTGGAAGGGCTTCCGGGCCGGACAGTTCGTCAAGCTCTCGGTTGAGATCGACGGCATCCGCCGCACCCGTTGCTACTCGCCGGCCAACTCGCAGTTCCGCCGTGACGGTCAGATCGAGCTCAGCATCAAAGTAGACCCGAACGGCCTTGTTTCGCCCTGGCTGCTGGCCAACGCCGAGCCCGGCTTGGTCGTACAGATCTCGGCCGCCCAGGGCGAATTCTGCCTGCCGCTGCCACATCCGCGAAGCATCCTGCTCATCAGCGGTGGTTCGGGAATCACACCGGTGATGTCGATGCTGCGCACACTCACCGATAAGGCGTACATCGGGAAGATCACCTTCCTGCACTACGCGTTCACCAAGGACGACGTGATCTACCAGGCTGAAATCGATGAGATCAAGGCCAAGTACGAAGGCGTCAGGATCGTCCGCGCGTATACCGAAGCATCGGACGGAGACCTCGAGGGATACTTCTGCAAGGAGCACCTGCTCGCCGCTGACCGCCACTACGCAGAAGCCGAGACATACCTGTGCGGCCCGATGCCGCTCATGGACGCGGTCCGGGAGATCTTCGATGCCGAGGGTCTCGCGCACAAGCTCCACCTCGAGCAGTTCGCCGCGCCGATTCGGACCGTCAGCACCGACGATGCCGAAGGTGATCTCACCTTCTCCGACTCGAACCTGGCTGTCGCCAACAACGGCCAGACGATCCTCGAACAGGCCGAGGCCGCGGGCCTGACTCCTGAGTACGGCTGCCGCATCGGCATCTGCTTCACGTGTGTTCGTAAGAAGGACAGCGGAACGACGCAGAACGTTCTCAACGGCGACCTCTGCAGCGACGGTGACACCAACGTCAAGCTCTGCATCAACAAACCCGTTGGGGATGTCGTCATCGCCCTCTGA
- the mhuD gene encoding mycobilin-forming heme oxygenase MhuD: MSVVKINAIEIPEGAGPELEKRFAHRAGAVENQPGFLGFQLLRPVKGEDRYFVVTQWESEEAFQAWATGPAVEAHAGQQAKPVAKGAHLLEFEVVLDVTGAAAKA, translated from the coding sequence ATGTCCGTGGTGAAGATCAACGCAATCGAGATCCCCGAGGGTGCAGGTCCGGAGCTGGAGAAGCGGTTCGCTCACCGCGCCGGAGCAGTGGAGAACCAACCAGGATTCCTGGGCTTTCAGCTGCTGCGCCCCGTGAAGGGCGAAGACCGCTACTTCGTGGTCACCCAGTGGGAATCCGAGGAGGCCTTCCAGGCCTGGGCCACCGGTCCGGCGGTCGAAGCACATGCCGGCCAGCAGGCCAAGCCCGTGGCGAAGGGCGCCCACCTGTTGGAGTTCGAGGTTGTGCTCGACGTGACCGGGGCCGCCGCCAAGGCGTGA
- a CDS encoding carbonic anhydrase, with product MTADPKSAWKALKEGNQRFVGGFPQHPSQSITRRAELANGQNPNVLLFGCSDSRVAAEIIFDQGLGDMFIVRTAGQVIDSAVLGSIEYAVAVLGVPLIAILGHDSCGAVGATVAALDTGEVPGGYIRDLVVRVMPSILSGRKDGLSRIDEFEARHVEETGIKLLQRSQVVADAVKANKLAIVYLTYKLADGRIVLHGHVGDIGE from the coding sequence ATGACAGCTGATCCGAAGTCCGCCTGGAAGGCACTCAAAGAGGGTAACCAGCGTTTTGTCGGCGGTTTTCCACAGCACCCGAGCCAGAGCATTACGCGTCGGGCCGAGCTGGCCAATGGTCAGAACCCCAATGTGCTGTTGTTCGGATGTTCGGATAGTCGGGTGGCCGCGGAGATCATTTTCGATCAGGGCCTGGGTGACATGTTCATCGTGCGGACCGCGGGTCAGGTGATCGACTCGGCGGTGTTGGGTTCGATCGAGTATGCGGTGGCGGTGCTGGGTGTGCCGTTGATCGCGATCCTGGGACATGACTCCTGCGGCGCGGTAGGGGCCACGGTGGCCGCCCTGGACACCGGTGAGGTGCCCGGTGGGTACATCCGGGACTTGGTGGTGCGGGTGATGCCCTCGATCCTCAGTGGCCGCAAGGACGGACTATCACGCATCGATGAGTTCGAGGCCCGCCACGTCGAAGAGACGGGCATCAAGTTGTTACAGCGCTCGCAGGTGGTCGCCGATGCCGTCAAGGCCAACAAGCTCGCCATCGTGTATCTGACCTACAAACTGGCCGACGGACGCATCGTTTTACACGGCCACGTCGGCGACATCGGCGAGTAA
- a CDS encoding PaaI family thioesterase, whose protein sequence is MSTWTLPEGLEPVSRGPEAPSAGAALNPGWPRRFSYPGSEEDLWGTRFFAADGAGVTGQFEVLPELEGGPGVIHGGVMAAIFDELQGVLGIVTQLIAVTAHLEIDYRRPIPVGATVDLAAAVEGRAGRKLYTTASARIDGELVASSQGIFVIIDPDAHYGEGASRTLGISP, encoded by the coding sequence ATGTCGACGTGGACGTTGCCCGAGGGGCTAGAGCCGGTTAGCCGCGGCCCGGAAGCCCCCTCTGCGGGAGCAGCACTGAACCCGGGCTGGCCCCGGCGGTTTAGTTACCCGGGGTCCGAGGAGGACCTGTGGGGCACGCGGTTCTTCGCCGCTGACGGCGCCGGTGTCACCGGCCAGTTCGAGGTTCTCCCCGAGCTCGAGGGTGGACCCGGCGTTATCCACGGCGGCGTGATGGCGGCGATCTTTGATGAGTTGCAGGGCGTGCTGGGCATCGTGACGCAGTTGATCGCTGTCACAGCGCATTTGGAGATCGACTACCGTAGGCCCATTCCGGTTGGGGCAACGGTAGACCTGGCCGCCGCGGTAGAGGGCAGGGCCGGACGCAAGTTGTACACGACGGCCAGTGCGCGAATCGACGGTGAGCTGGTGGCTAGTTCACAGGGGATCTTCGTGATCATCGACCCGGATGCGCACTACGGTGAAGGGGCCTCGCGGACGCTCGGCATCAGTCCGTAA
- a CDS encoding alpha/beta fold hydrolase has product MGRGSTWSRQLPWLRELGRVYTYDAPWHRGRDVIDAQPISTERYVEALAKAVRELDGPALLVGHSMGGLHSWCLAAEHPELVSGLVVEDMAPDFVGGTTGPWEPWLHSWPEVFTSAAEVTERFGPVAGQYFLEAFDRVPGGWRLHGPIDKWIATAAEWGLRDFWDQWRQVRCPALLMEASVTVAPPGQMTKMAEMGWKSTYVKVEGAGHLIHDDAPERYRAAVTDFITTVAAG; this is encoded by the coding sequence ATGGGGCGCGGGAGCACCTGGTCGCGGCAGTTGCCCTGGCTGCGTGAGCTGGGTCGGGTGTACACCTATGACGCACCGTGGCATCGAGGACGAGACGTCATTGATGCCCAACCGATTTCGACTGAGCGTTATGTCGAGGCGCTTGCGAAGGCGGTGCGCGAGCTTGACGGTCCGGCTCTGCTCGTTGGGCACTCCATGGGCGGTTTGCATTCGTGGTGCCTGGCCGCCGAGCATCCGGAGCTGGTGTCGGGACTGGTCGTAGAGGACATGGCTCCTGATTTCGTCGGGGGTACTACGGGGCCCTGGGAACCCTGGTTGCATTCGTGGCCGGAGGTCTTCACTTCGGCCGCAGAGGTCACCGAAAGGTTCGGACCCGTTGCGGGACAATATTTCCTGGAGGCGTTTGACCGGGTGCCCGGCGGCTGGCGTCTGCACGGACCCATCGACAAATGGATAGCTACGGCTGCCGAATGGGGACTGCGTGACTTCTGGGATCAGTGGCGGCAGGTGCGTTGCCCGGCGCTACTGATGGAGGCGTCGGTGACCGTGGCACCGCCCGGGCAGATGACCAAGATGGCCGAAATGGGTTGGAAATCAACCTATGTGAAGGTTGAGGGGGCCGGACATCTGATTCATGACGACGCGCCCGAGCGCTATCGGGCTGCGGTCACGGACTTCATCACCACAGTCGCGGCCGGGTAA
- a CDS encoding A/G-specific adenine glycosylase has product MSWFDVAERDLPWRHPEATPWHILISEVMLQQTPVSRVEPVWREWVARWPVPSAMAKTSVAEVLRAWGKLGYPRRAMRLHECATVLARDYGDQVPDDVETLLTLPGVGAYTARAIACFGYGQRVPVVDTNVRRVITRVVHGVADSAPSARDLRDAEALLPVDNGARFSAALMELGALVCTARAPQCPLCPLSSCTWHEAGRPELDTPARPVQKYAGTDRQVRGRLLDVLRGSSIPVTRAQLDAVWLSDIAQRDRALDSLLVDGLVEQTSDGRFALAGEGG; this is encoded by the coding sequence TTGAGCTGGTTTGATGTCGCCGAACGAGACCTTCCCTGGCGCCATCCGGAGGCGACGCCGTGGCACATCCTCATCAGCGAGGTGATGCTCCAGCAGACCCCGGTGTCCCGGGTCGAACCGGTGTGGCGGGAATGGGTGGCACGCTGGCCAGTTCCGTCCGCGATGGCGAAAACCTCTGTGGCAGAAGTACTACGCGCCTGGGGAAAGCTGGGATACCCGCGCCGCGCCATGCGCTTACACGAATGCGCCACCGTGTTGGCTCGTGACTATGGCGACCAGGTTCCCGACGACGTGGAGACATTGCTGACGCTGCCCGGAGTCGGGGCGTACACCGCGCGGGCCATTGCCTGTTTCGGCTACGGACAGCGAGTTCCCGTGGTGGACACCAATGTTCGCCGAGTGATCACACGGGTGGTCCATGGCGTCGCCGACTCCGCACCATCGGCGCGGGATCTGCGGGACGCCGAGGCATTGCTGCCCGTCGACAACGGGGCACGGTTCTCGGCGGCACTCATGGAGCTGGGCGCCCTGGTGTGCACCGCCCGTGCGCCCCAGTGCCCGCTGTGTCCGCTCAGTTCCTGCACGTGGCACGAGGCGGGCCGACCCGAATTGGATACACCCGCACGGCCGGTGCAGAAATACGCCGGTACAGATCGCCAGGTACGGGGCCGATTGCTGGATGTACTACGCGGCAGCAGCATTCCCGTGACGCGAGCACAGCTCGACGCGGTGTGGCTGTCTGACATAGCCCAGCGCGACCGCGCCCTGGACTCATTGCTGGTCGACGGATTGGTCGAGCAGACCTCGGACGGTCGCTTCGCTCTGGCCGGCGAGGGCGGCTAA
- a CDS encoding helix-turn-helix domain-containing protein, translating to MLRSVAALVLDRVAVFEFGVICEVFGIDRARDGVPNFDFRVCGVEAGVPVRTTVGASIIPDRGLDALVDADLVALPARPFTEGYPPEALEAVRAAADRGATVLTVCSGVFIAGAAGLLDGRRCTTHWMYTDELARRHPTATVDRDVLFVDDGDLITSAGTAAGIDACLHLVRRELGSEITNKIARRMVVPPQRAGGQRQFIPQPVPDVDTNGFGGLFDWLIENIDQTHTVADLAARVHMSTRTFARKFTDQTGVTPLRWIIDQRVLLARRLLEETDLDIDAVAARSGFGTAILLRHHFRRGVGITPTDYRKTFTVAVG from the coding sequence ATGTTGCGTTCGGTGGCGGCGTTAGTCCTCGATCGCGTCGCTGTGTTCGAGTTCGGAGTCATCTGCGAGGTCTTCGGCATCGACCGCGCCCGAGACGGTGTTCCCAACTTCGATTTCAGGGTCTGCGGAGTGGAAGCGGGAGTGCCCGTGCGGACGACGGTGGGAGCGTCGATCATCCCCGATCGTGGGCTCGACGCACTGGTGGACGCCGATCTGGTGGCCCTGCCTGCGCGGCCCTTTACCGAGGGATACCCGCCCGAAGCGCTGGAGGCAGTACGTGCCGCGGCAGACCGCGGCGCCACAGTGCTCACCGTCTGCTCAGGTGTCTTCATCGCGGGTGCGGCAGGGCTCTTGGATGGTCGCCGGTGCACCACGCACTGGATGTACACCGATGAGCTGGCCCGCAGACATCCAACGGCGACGGTGGACCGCGATGTGTTGTTCGTCGACGACGGCGATCTGATCACCAGCGCGGGGACCGCCGCGGGCATCGATGCCTGCCTGCATCTGGTCCGCCGCGAGCTGGGTAGCGAGATCACCAACAAGATCGCGCGACGCATGGTGGTGCCGCCGCAGCGCGCGGGTGGTCAGCGTCAGTTCATTCCGCAGCCAGTGCCCGATGTGGATACCAACGGCTTTGGCGGACTGTTCGATTGGCTCATCGAAAACATCGACCAGACGCATACGGTCGCCGATCTTGCCGCGCGCGTGCATATGTCGACCCGCACGTTCGCCCGAAAGTTCACCGATCAGACCGGGGTCACGCCGTTGCGCTGGATCATCGACCAGCGGGTACTCCTGGCCCGGCGTCTGTTGGAGGAGACCGATCTAGATATCGATGCGGTCGCGGCACGCAGCGGTTTCGGTACGGCGATCCTGTTGCGCCATCACTTCCGCCGCGGTGTCGGGATCACGCCCACCGATTACCGCAAGACCTTCACGGTGGCGGTCGGTTAG
- the radA gene encoding DNA repair protein RadA — MAKPRAQFRCSECQHTTAKWVGRCPDCGTWGSVSETAVLSSIGGLGAVRAVAPASAAVPITSIPTDTTKHQPTGVSELDRVLGGGVIPGSVNLLAGEPGVGKSTLLLKVVHQWAASGGRALYISGEESAAQVRLRAERTGCAHDEVYLASESDLHSVLGHIEAVKPTLAIIDSVQTMSTTDADGVTGGVTQVRAVTTALTMAAKSSGVAMVLVGHVTKDGAIAGPRSLEHLVDVVLHFEGDKHTALRMVRGVKNRFGAADEVGCFQLRDRGIECVSDPSGLFLEHREKAAPGTAVTVTLDGKRPLLGEVQSLVTTSTNPSPRRAVSGLDHARSAMVTAVLERHGRIPLGNNDIYMATVGGMRMTDPSSDLAILMAVASAYTDIALPANMVFIGEVGLAGDIRRTAAVGKRIAEAARLGYTHAVIPPEGDDLHPAGMHLLRCPTVGRALEVLSEARRIEPEKRPSLRLAQQFTD, encoded by the coding sequence GTGGCCAAACCCCGCGCGCAGTTCAGGTGTTCTGAATGCCAGCACACCACCGCCAAATGGGTGGGCCGCTGCCCCGATTGCGGCACCTGGGGCAGCGTGAGTGAAACCGCCGTGCTGTCCTCCATCGGCGGACTCGGCGCGGTGCGAGCGGTCGCCCCGGCCTCCGCAGCGGTGCCCATCACCAGCATCCCCACCGACACCACCAAGCATCAGCCCACGGGCGTCTCCGAGCTCGACAGAGTGCTGGGTGGCGGCGTCATCCCGGGCTCGGTGAATCTCCTCGCCGGTGAGCCGGGCGTCGGCAAATCGACACTGCTGCTGAAGGTTGTCCATCAGTGGGCGGCCTCTGGCGGACGTGCGCTCTACATCAGCGGCGAGGAGTCGGCGGCCCAGGTTCGGCTTCGGGCCGAACGCACCGGATGTGCGCACGACGAGGTGTATCTGGCCTCCGAATCCGATCTACACAGCGTGCTGGGGCATATCGAGGCGGTCAAACCCACACTGGCGATTATCGATTCGGTGCAGACCATGTCCACAACCGATGCCGACGGCGTGACCGGTGGTGTCACCCAGGTGCGTGCGGTGACCACGGCGTTGACCATGGCGGCGAAGTCTTCGGGCGTGGCGATGGTGCTGGTCGGCCATGTCACCAAGGACGGCGCGATCGCCGGGCCGCGGTCCCTGGAACACCTGGTCGACGTGGTGTTGCACTTCGAGGGCGACAAGCACACGGCGTTGCGCATGGTCCGTGGAGTCAAGAACCGATTTGGTGCCGCCGACGAGGTTGGATGTTTTCAGTTGCGCGACAGAGGGATCGAGTGTGTATCCGATCCTTCCGGTTTGTTCTTGGAACACCGCGAGAAGGCCGCTCCCGGAACGGCGGTGACGGTCACCCTCGACGGTAAGCGCCCCCTGCTCGGCGAGGTGCAGTCTCTCGTCACCACTTCCACCAACCCGTCACCGCGGCGCGCGGTGAGCGGACTCGATCATGCACGTTCGGCGATGGTCACCGCCGTACTGGAACGCCATGGACGAATTCCATTGGGCAATAACGATATTTACATGGCAACGGTGGGCGGCATGCGCATGACCGACCCGTCGTCGGATTTGGCCATCCTGATGGCGGTGGCCTCGGCGTACACCGACATCGCACTGCCGGCCAACATGGTGTTCATCGGCGAGGTGGGACTGGCGGGCGATATCCGGCGCACCGCCGCCGTGGGTAAGCGCATCGCCGAGGCCGCGCGGCTCGGCTACACCCATGCGGTCATTCCGCCCGAGGGGGACGACCTGCATCCGGCCGGTATGCACCTGCTGCGCTGCCCCACCGTCGGCAGGGCCCTTGAAGTGCTCTCCGAGGCACGCCGGATCGAGCCAGAAAAGCGCCCGAGCCTACGTCTGGCGCAACAATTTACGGACTGA